Genomic window (Arachis hypogaea cultivar Tifrunner chromosome 13, arahy.Tifrunner.gnm2.J5K5, whole genome shotgun sequence):
ACTTCCTCTTGAGGAATTCGGCTGAGTAATTCCGGCCAAGCAAGGCTTCAGGCTTTGTGCCATTGTCGAAATTAGCCCAACAAATCACAGaatcaatccaactcatttcagaACAATTCTCCTTCTTTAAACCAAGCAAAGGAAAGTCTTTTCCCAACAATGTGACAACCTCATCAGCACCTCCAAGAAACAAAGCCATAACAGTGGCCCTTACAGTTTTCTTCCCCTTCACAGCCTTAGAACTCACAGGCTGCAGTAGCAGCCTCATGAAAAGCCTATCATCAGTATTAGGAGCAACCTCCTGCCACTGCAGAACAAGCTCGGTAACAGTATCATTCTGTTCCAAACTCCTTTCAACCCTAAAAACAGTAACAATTTCTGGCACAGAAACCAATCTAACTGTGTATGATAATATAACCCCAAAACTTGATCCTCCACCGCCTCTAATGGCCCAGAAAAGATCATCCCCCATTTCCTCCTTGTTAAGAACCCTACCATTCACATCAACAATTTCAGCATCAAGAACATGATCAACAGATAACCCATGTTTTCTGATCATGTTACCATAGCCTCCTCCACTGAAATGGCCACCAACACCAACAGTGGGGCACACCCCGGAAGGAAAGCCAAGAACTTTACTCTTCTCCCAAATCCTGTAGTAAAGTTCTCCAAGAGTGGCACCAGCTTGAACCACAGCAACCTCGTTCTGAACATCCACAGTGATGTTTCGGAGATTGAACATGTCAAGAACAATGAAGGGTTCGTGTGAGACATATGAGACACCCTCGAAGTCATGGCCACCGCTTCTGATCTTGAGTTGAACACCAATTGTTTTGGCACAAATGACAGCACCTTGGACATGGGATTGTTGCAGAGGAGTTACAACAAGTAAAGGCTTTGGTGTTGAGGTTGAGTTGTATCTGGCGTTACGAACATAGGCTTGTAGAacggaagaaaaggaagaattgGATCGAGCATAGAGTATGCTGGAGAGTTGGGGCGATGAAGAGTTTGTGTGGTTTTTTAGGCACTGGAGGAAAGGGGTATACACAGATTCTGGTGTTGGTGCTGCCACCAAAGAAGACACATGatcaacaagaacaagaagaagggaAATCGCAGACAAATGAACCAAAGAGGTTGATTCTCTCATTGCCTTAGTCTTTTTGACTAGTTGTCTGCGTCAGTGTGATTCTGGGTTTATGCAGGTTATTTcctttttcttgtctttttttCCAACTACGTTGCCTCACACGTCAGTGAAAGAATTTCTTTAGATTGTCTTAAATTCTTAATACTTTAGTCATGTTCCAAGTTCGTGTCTACTTCGgttataaaaaagaattaaaaaaacaaaaactttgAACAAATTAGTCtataaaacaatatttttttttattaaactaaaaataattaagaatacATATTTCTCATTTTCTCTGCACATAAAATCTTTAGAAATAACTATAAGTCTATGACTCGATTTGAATGATAAGAATAAAAAgtcaaaaagaaattgaaaattgcATTTTGATGTTTCCATGTTCTGTTTTACATTTACACCTTCAAAACACAAACTCCCTAGACTGACTTCCCTTCTTCCAAACCCAAATGGGGAAATCGAAATGGATAAACTGATTACCCGTGTTAGTTCATTCCTGAACACTTTATGCATGAAGTTCTTTCTTTATGTAAACCAACGTCTCAAAGGTAGGTCTATATGTCTCGGGTAATTTTGTGAAGGTACTGATTGAACCATTGGAGACAAATGTTGAACAGCAGCTACTTATTCATCCCAGTTCACCTATTTGTGAGTATCAATATATTCTGTCTTGGTCTTATGTGCTTCTACTATGCTACCAATAATCACCACAGGAGCAGATACCATCTCTAAAATGATGGTATCGGATAGGGTCTCTAATTACAATGTGCCGCCGCTCTAACTTTGCTATAAGTTTTGCAAATATATGACAGTCCCCACAGATCCTTAGGTTCTTCCATATTCTAATACTTTTCTCCCTTGGAAGGCTCATGATGCCAAAAACAATTGCCAGTTTCTCACTGTGGTACCGAAGGGAGTCTTCTCTCTGTTCTCCTTCAAGATCTTTTAGGACAAAATTTGTATCAGGCACATAACCGGCACCCTTTAGTCTAGAAATAAATTGATCCAACTTCGTATTAATTTCATCAATCTGGGGATGCGATTTATCTCCCAAAATAAAAGCATGTACTTGCTTGTTGACTTCAATCCAGCTACAGCCAGGTTCTTTCCTTATGCCTCTCGTTCTCATAGTCCTCCGAACATCTACGACATCGTTCCACTTTTCCGAATTTGCATAGATATTAGATAACAATACATAAGCTCCTGTGTCCTGTGGATCTAACTTTAGAAGCTCTTTAGCAGCATATGTGGCTAAATCCACATTCCGATGGGCTCTGCAAGCATAAAGCAGAGTCCTCCATGCTACAACATCCGGCTCACAACTCATCTCCTGAATTAGCTTAACCATGTCATCAAGCTTCCCAGCTCTTCCAAGAAGATCAAGCATGCAACTATAGTGCTCTGTTTCAGAATCTATCCCATAAAGATTCTTCATAGACCGAAAGTAGTTCCAGCCTTCATTTACCAGCCCTGCATGACTACATGCAAATAGAACTCCAAGCATTGTTATATAGTTAGGTTTTGGACCCATAACTTTCATGGAGTCAAACAAATCGAGAGCTTCTAAGCTGAAACCATTTTGAGCTAGTCCTGCAATCATGGTGCTCCAAGAGATAACATCCTTCTCAGCCATCCTATTGAAAATGAGCTTTGCATCTTCCACACTACCACACTTGCAATACATATCTAACAATGCATTGTTAAGGATAAGATCTTGATCATACTTCAGCACATGGACATGCGCCTGCATCCCTAACTCCAACAATGACAAACTAGTACACGCTCTCAGAACACTCGTGAGAGTCGGTTGTGTGGCCAGAAAGCCAGCTCTCCTCATCCTCTTGTAAAGGTTCAAGGCCTCATCCCCATTGCTGTGCTGGGCGAAAGCAGCGATGATGGAGCTCCAAACAACAGGGTCTCCAGTCACCATTTCACGAAAAACAGTCTGAGCTTCAAACAACTCTCCCAGTTTTGAGTAAACATCAATAAGGGCACTTCTTACAAAGACATCAGACTCCAACCCCACCTTCAGTATGAAAGAATGAAGCTGTTTGAGATCAGAGAGCCTCTCACAAGacctcaaaacagaagaaaaagtGAACATGTTAGGCATGACACCTTCTCTAAGCATACCAATCAAGAGTCTCATAGCCGTATCATTCAGCTTAGCCTGAGAATAAGCAGATATCAAAGTCGTCCATGAAACAACATTTCGTTCGGGCATTTCGTCGAACAGCTTGTGTGCCTCTTCCAAGAGGTGGAATTTGACGTACATATTGAGTAGTGTGTTGACCAAGAAGGTCTCTGGAAGGTACCCATTTGAGAAGACGTGGCGGTGGACGCGCTTACCGACGCTGACGGCACGACGCGCGAGGCAGCACTTGACGAGCTCGGCGTAGGTGAGATCATGGGCACGCACACCGCGCCTTTCCATGGCGTCCAAGGCGTGCATGGCTCTGGGAAGGTCCCCCTGGTGGCACATGGTGGCGAAGTCGTTGAGCAGCGACACCGTTTCATCGCCTGCGGTGGTTGGTGACGCCACAGATGCACAACTTCGCACCCACCTCCAAACTACTTTCATAGCTTATTTTTGTCACAGGTTTAAAGTGTTGTATTTTTCGAGACTTATTGTATTAATTAAATTAGCAATTTTCATTTGCTATCAATTCCATTAGAATCTTAATACAAGATATATACTATTGTGACATTAAACTATCCCAAGATGCAAGTGATGGGATGCTCTGTTCATATCTGAAAAAATTACCCGGATCTACCATGGTTTTCACCTCTACCAACCTATCAAAGTTTCCTTTGAAATACTTACTACCCCAAATACTAGCTTCTGCATAATCAGCATTTCCATCTCCATTTACACCTATGTCAACATCTCTATAGTTCAAGTAAGAACTTCTAGGTGAATTGCACACATAAGGTGTCATATAATCATAAAGCCTTCTAATTGCATCTAAATTATGATTAGCAACATCATTACCCTCCTCTTTCCAATTAACAGAATACTGAATCTTATATAGGTTACCAGCCCTGTGTGGAAATGGTGTTTCCACCTCAGAAATCTCACTCATTCTCCCACCATAAGGATTCAGTGTTAGAACAGGCTTTTCTAGCTCCATCATCTTCTCCCACAAGCTTTCAAGCTCCGTTTTCGACATCGCCTTCTGCACATAATCTGATTTCCTCTTCAAGAATTTCTCTGATTCAGGCACCCTTTGAAGCAAAGCTTCCCTTGAAGTTCCCACCGGATAGTTATACCAAAACAGCACTGAATCGATCCAACTCATTTCAATGCATTGTTCACCAACCAAACCAAGTTCAGGAAAATTCTCATTCATTATACCTAGAAGCTCTTCTGAATCTCCAAGAAACAATGCATTGAACTTAGCCCTTATAGTTTTCTTCCCATTTCTTTTCACTGGACTAAGAACCACTCTAATGAACAAACCATGGTGTATTCTATGGGCAACATGCTGCCATTGATGAACAATTTCAGTAGCACCTTGTTCCAATGTCTTTTCAACTCTGAAAACAGTTACAACCTCAGGCACAGGAACAAGCTTGATTTTCCATGAAACTATAACACCAAAGCTAGCTCCACCGCCTCCTCGAATAGCCCAAAAGAGATCTTCCCCCATTGATTTCCTATCCAAGACTGTTCCATTAGCATCGACAATGATTGCATCAAGAATGTGATCAACAGAGAGGCCAAATCTTCTCATCAAGTTGCCATAGCCGCCGCCGCTTAAGTGGCCTCCAACGCCCACAGTGGGGCACACACCGGCGGGGAAGCCATGAACCTTGCTTATCTGAGAAATCTTATAGTAAAGCTCACCAATTGTGGCGCCAGAATCAACCCAAGCA
Coding sequences:
- the LOC112792370 gene encoding berberine bridge enzyme-like 8, with protein sequence MAITYALVPLFLAPIFLLEILMAAADILQCLSLHSHPSFPISQVTYFPNTTSYPSILNSYIRNLRFTSPITPKPSFIITPTHLSHIQASIICCNQFSLQLRIRSGGHDYDGLSYVSQLPFIILDMFMLQSVDINMDDCTAWVDSGATIGELYYKISQISKVHGFPAGVCPTVGVGGHLSGGGYGNLMRRFGLSVDHILDAIIVDANGTVLDRKSMGEDLFWAIRGGGGASFGVIVSWKIKLVPVPEVVTVFRVEKTLEQGATEIVHQWQHVAHRIHHGLFIRVVLSPVKRNGKKTIRAKFNALFLGDSEELLGIMNENFPELGLVGEQCIEMSWIDSVLFWYNYPVGTSREALLQRVPESEKFLKRKSDYVQKAMSKTELESLWEKMMELEKPVLTLNPYGGRMSEISEVETPFPHRAGNLYKIQYSVNWKEEGNDVANHNLDAIRRLYDYMTPYVCNSPRSSYLNYRDVDIGVNGDGNADYAEASIWGSKYFKGNFDRLVEVKTMVDPGNFFRYEQSIPSLASWDSLMSQ
- the LOC112792368 gene encoding berberine bridge enzyme-like 21 gives rise to the protein MRESTSLVHLSAISLLLVLVDHVSSLVAAPTPESVYTPFLQCLKNHTNSSSPQLSSILYARSNSSFSSVLQAYVRNARYNSTSTPKPLLVVTPLQQSHVQGAVICAKTIGVQLKIRSGGHDFEGVSYVSHEPFIVLDMFNLRNITVDVQNEVAVVQAGATLGELYYRIWEKSKVLGFPSGVCPTVGVGGHFSGGGYGNMIRKHGLSVDHVLDAEIVDVNGRVLNKEEMGDDLFWAIRGGGGSSFGVILSYTVRLVSVPEIVTVFRVERSLEQNDTVTELVLQWQEVAPNTDDRLFMRLLLQPVSSKAVKGKKTVRATVMALFLGGADEVVTLLGKDFPLLGLKKENCSEMSWIDSVICWANFDNGTKPEALLGRNYSAEFLKRKSDYVQTPISRDGLEGLWKEMIELGKIGFVFNPYGGKMNEILPDATPFPHRAGNLFKIQYSVNWEQSEVAEEKNFMDQATRVYSYMTPFVSNSPRRAFLNYRDLDIGTNNFGKNSYEEGEVYGAKYFGNNFQRLVKIKTAVDPGNFFRNEQSIPTNPSGGKPFNRSLGRKLMVKGVGLLILELFIIRLLYFV
- the LOC112792366 gene encoding pentatricopeptide repeat-containing protein At2g03880, mitochondrial, translated to MKVVWRWVRSCASVASPTTAGDETVSLLNDFATMCHQGDLPRAMHALDAMERRGVRAHDLTYAELVKCCLARRAVSVGKRVHRHVFSNGYLPETFLVNTLLNMYVKFHLLEEAHKLFDEMPERNVVSWTTLISAYSQAKLNDTAMRLLIGMLREGVMPNMFTFSSVLRSCERLSDLKQLHSFILKVGLESDVFVRSALIDVYSKLGELFEAQTVFREMVTGDPVVWSSIIAAFAQHSNGDEALNLYKRMRRAGFLATQPTLTSVLRACTSLSLLELGMQAHVHVLKYDQDLILNNALLDMYCKCGSVEDAKLIFNRMAEKDVISWSTMIAGLAQNGFSLEALDLFDSMKVMGPKPNYITMLGVLFACSHAGLVNEGWNYFRSMKNLYGIDSETEHYSCMLDLLGRAGKLDDMVKLIQEMSCEPDVVAWRTLLYACRAHRNVDLATYAAKELLKLDPQDTGAYVLLSNIYANSEKWNDVVDVRRTMRTRGIRKEPGCSWIEVNKQVHAFILGDKSHPQIDEINTKLDQFISRLKGAGYVPDTNFVLKDLEGEQREDSLRYHSEKLAIVFGIMSLPREKSIRIWKNLRICGDCHIFAKLIAKLERRHIVIRDPIRYHHFRDGICSCGDYW